AGCAGCACGGTCGCCGTGCCGAAGATCGCGGCCGACAGGCGCCAGCCGGTCGCGGAGTCGGGACCGAGCAGCGCCATGCCCGCACCGATGAGGATGCGGCCGAGCGGCGGGTGCACGACGTAGCTGCCCTCGACGGAGAAGATGCCGGTGTCGCCCGCGACAAAACTCGCGTCGGCGTTCTCGGGCCATGTCGCCGGGTACCCGAGCACCCACTGGCTCCACGAGTCCTTGACGTAGTACGTCTCGTCGAACACGAGGGCGTGCGGGTCGCCGATGTGGAACAGGCGGAGCAGCGCCGCGACGATCGTGACCAGGGCCGGTGCCAGCCAGCGCCACAGGCGGGTGCCCCGGGGGGTGGCGAGCAGGGCGTCGCGCCACCGGTCGAGGCGCGTCGGCTCGATGTCGGAGCGCAGGGAGGGAAGAGCGGTGCTCACGCGCCCAGCATAAGGTGGGGCGGTGATCATCCTCGCGGCGACCCCGATCGGCAACCTGGGTGATGCCTCGAGGCGTCTCGTCGACGCGCTCGAGAACGCCACGGTGGTCGCCGCCGAAGACACCCGCACCACGCAGCGACTCCTCGCGGGACTCGGGGTCGAGAACCGGCCGCGGCTCCTCGCCCTGCACGACCACAACGAGAAGGAACGCGCCGCCGAGCTGGTCGAGCTGGCGCGCGACGACGACCTGCTCGTGCTCAGCGACGCCGGCATGCCGACCGTGAGCGACCCCGGCTTCGGCCTCGTCGCCGCGGCGGCCGCCGCGGGTGTCACCGTCACCGCGCTGCCCGGACCGAGCGCCGTCGTCACCGCCCTCGCGGTCGCGGGGCTCCCCACCGACCGGTTCGCCTTCGAGGGCTTCCCCCGCCGCAAGCCCGCGGAACGCCGCCGCACCTTTGCGCAGCTGGCGTCGGAGGAGCGGACCCTGGTGTTCTTCGAGTCGCCGTCGCGCCTGGCATCCACCCTCGACGACCTCGCCGAGGCTTTCGGCGAGGACCGCCCCGCCGCGGTCTGCCGCGAGCTGACGAAGCTCTACGAAGAGGTGCGCCGCGGAACGCTCGGCGAACTGGCCGCATGGGCCGCCGAGGGCGTGCGTGGCGAGATCGCGATCGTGGTGGGCGGTGCCGAGGCGCGCGAGGTGGCGTTCTCGGATGCCGTGACCCAGGTGCTCGAGATCGTGCGCGGCGGCACGCGGCTGAAGGAGGCCGCCGCCGAGGTAGCGTCGCAGACCGGCCACTCCTCGCGCGAGTTGTACCAGGCCGCCCTCGCCGTCAAGCGCTGACCCCCGCCCTCCCTTCGCGTGAGGGGTCAAGAAGTGTCGCCTGGCCGCGGGCCCAGGCGACAGTTTCTGACCCCTCACGCGGCGGGGATGCGGGGCCGTCACACGGGAAGAGCGCGTCGGCGTGCCCCCGTAGAATCTTTCAGTGACTTCCGGCCGATCCTTCTACATCACGACGCCGATCTACTACCCCAGCGATCTGCCCCACATCGGGCACGGGTACACGACCGTCGCCGTCGACACGCTCGCCCGCTGGCACCGCCAGGCGGGGGACGACACCTGGATGCTGACCGGCACCGACGAGCACGGACAGAAGATGCTGCGCGCCGCCGCCGCCAACGGCGTGACGCCCCAGGAGTGGGTCGACAAGCTCGTCACCGAGTCGTGGTTCCCGCTGCTCGAGACCCTCGACGTGGCCAACGACGACTTCATCCGCACGACGCAGCCCCGCCACGAGGAGCGCGTGCAGCAGTTCGTGCAGGCGCTGTTCGACCGCGGCTACATCTACGCCGGCGAGTACGAGGCGCTGTACTGCGTGGGCTGCGAGGAGTTCAAGCCCGAGGCCGAGATCGTCGACGGCACCGGACCCTTCGAGGGCCTGAAGGTGTGCGCCATCCACTCCAAGCCCCTCGAGCTGCTGCAGGAGAAGAACTACTTCTTCAAGCTCAGCGAGTTCCAGGATCGGCTGCTCGAGTTGTACAAGACCGAGCCCGACTTCGTGCGCCCCGAGTCCGCGCGCAACGAGGTCGTCTCGTTCGTGCGCAGCGGTCTGAAAGACCTGTCGATCTCG
The DNA window shown above is from Microbacterium proteolyticum and carries:
- the rsmI gene encoding 16S rRNA (cytidine(1402)-2'-O)-methyltransferase produces the protein MIILAATPIGNLGDASRRLVDALENATVVAAEDTRTTQRLLAGLGVENRPRLLALHDHNEKERAAELVELARDDDLLVLSDAGMPTVSDPGFGLVAAAAAAGVTVTALPGPSAVVTALAVAGLPTDRFAFEGFPRRKPAERRRTFAQLASEERTLVFFESPSRLASTLDDLAEAFGEDRPAAVCRELTKLYEEVRRGTLGELAAWAAEGVRGEIAIVVGGAEAREVAFSDAVTQVLEIVRGGTRLKEAAAEVASQTGHSSRELYQAALAVKR